The following proteins come from a genomic window of Bactrocera tryoni isolate S06 chromosome 1, CSIRO_BtryS06_freeze2, whole genome shotgun sequence:
- the LOC120771173 gene encoding uncharacterized protein YdcI encodes MAGRPRRKAAVRAIQIIEISDSDDDVHITSRRGRDSSFSPPPTKSARIDAAARSLAGREVATTSTTSRKRWPTETNGKVSQTSEKRAKKDSKTTSKSKDNNKNSPTNETENVEVMQQGNEDQQKDLEVADQQNPVETVTDGQCLSSAGNNKPARDSATNTGRSSFWARRKVWRVDELLAEKENVEPCTAKNIVQLLENENTIPFICRYRRDLINHITPERLRDIKNSYTEIVELRKRAETIVTQLEKEQQIGDEVRTEILCAKSNEELEFLYAPYKPASKGSLAERAKALGLGDAADRLLFGEAPEVRLESLVDRNNADLESVEKVLQGICHIISHNISKHTGVLEELRRLQKVHRIVLKCTKSKTPVTSAATKSSTSLKNQLNNNNSVHSKNKTDASKYETYYDFQQDVRYLKPHQVLAINRAEKQKFLTVKIVTADYVKNDIKRFTRELFMNEGLRYPLRNQVFEQAFEECYSKKLQPLLSRQLRSDLNESAKKAAIDVFAQNLKQLLLQSPLKGERILGIDPGFTNGCKLALISETADVLETGVIYPHARSSNAEEVGEKLAKLLARHNCKIIALGNGTACRETEFWLSTLFDLGILDKNNVRYSIVSEQGASIYSCSDVARQEFPDMDMNEISAVSIARRLNDPLSEYVKIEPRHIGVGMYQHDVPEKTLNEALNEVVSECVSFVGVDINTASLSVLKHVAGLSEKKAQKIIEHRSSNGPFQTRKDLLKVKSIGEKTFVQCAGFIRIEPLSVGGKIENLLDCTWVHPESYAVAKKVISKCNLLLKDIGSTPFICKIKAYALQCDMEELADNFQIPKERVDVVLMALQRELTQDYRAEFAKRPLFKQGLTRITELSEGDVLTGAVSNITHFGAFVDIGVECNALIHISKMKNRELSVGDRVTVSIIQIDIPRKRIGVRLEDTIKETDTSFTLT; translated from the exons ATGGCTGGGCGCCCAAGACGTAAAGCAGCTGTTAGAGCCAtacaaataatagaaatatcAGATTCCGATGATGATGTACATATCACATCAAGGAGAGGACGTGACAGCTCATTTTCTCCACCACCTACTAAGTCTGCACGTATAGATGCCGCAGCACGTTCATTAGCTGGAAGAGAAGTCGCTACCACAAGTACAACTTCAAG AAAACGTTGGCCCACCGAAACTAATGGTAAAGTTTCACAAACATCGGAGAAGCGTGCCAAAAAGGATAGCAAGACAACCTCAAAATCAAaggataataacaaaaacagtcCAACAAACGAAACTGAAAATGTAGAAGTAATGCAGCAAGGAAACGAAGACCAACAAAAGGATTTGGAAGTTGCAGATCAGCAAAATCCTGTAGAAACGGTAACGGATGGCCAATGTCTCTCGAGTGCCGGTAACAATAAACCGGCACGCGATTCTGCCACTAATACGGGTCGCAGTTCATTTTGGG CACGTCGAAAAGTTTGGCGCGTCGATGAACTGCTCGCCGAAAAAGAGAACGTTGAGCCCTGCACTGCTAAGAATATCGTACAGTTGTTAGAAAATGAGAACACCATACCATTCATTTGTCGGTATCGGCGTGATTTAATTAACCACATAACGCCTGAAAGACTACgtgatataaaaaattcatacaCCGAAATTGTAGAGTTGCGCAAACGTGCTGAAACGATTGTTACACAGTTGGAGAAAGAGCAACAAATAGGCGATGAAGTACGTACAGAGATTTTATGCGCAAAAAGTAACGAAGAATTGGAATTTTTG TATGCACCTTATAAGCCTGCAAGCAAAGGTTCACTAGCCGAACGTGCTAAAGCTCTTGGTTTAGGTGATGCTGCGGATCGCTTGTTGTTCGGTGAAGCTCCAGAAGTGCGTTTGGAATCTCTTGTAGATCGCAATAATGCAGACCTAGAAAGTGTGGAAAAAGTATTACAAGGTATCTGTCACATCATTTCGCACAATATCAGCAAACATACAGGTGTTTTGGAAGAGTTGCGACGGCT TCAAAAGGTGCACCGCATAGTACTTAAGTGTACCAAATCCAAAACTCCCGTTACCTCAGCCGCTACCAAATCGTCAACATCACTGAAGAACCAATTGAATAATAATAACTCGGTACATTCCAAGAATAAAACGGATGCGTCAAAGTATGAGACATATTATGATTTCCAACAAGATGTGCGTTATTTAAAACCACATCAGGTGCTCGCCATCAATCGTGCAGAGAAACAGAAGTTTCTAACTGTAAAGATAGTCACTGCTGATTATGTAAAAAATGATATCAAACGGTTTACGCGTGAGCTGTTTATGAATGAAGGTCTGCGTTACCCACTGCGCAATCAGGTGTTCGAACAGGCATTCGAGGAATGCTACAGTAAAAAAT TACAACCGCTTCTGTCACGTCAGCTACGTAGTGACCTGAATGAATCCGCCAAAAAAGCTGCTATCGATGTATTTGcgcaaaatttgaaacaattatTGCTGCAATCACCACTTAAAGGCGAACGCATTCTTGGCATCGATCCAGGTTTTACCAATGGTTGCAAGTTGGCGCTAATCTCCGAGACAGCAGATGTTTTGGAAACTGGTGTGATATATCCGCATGCTCGCAGCAGTAATGCTGAAGAGGTAGGCGAGAAATTAGCCAAATTACTAGCTAGACACAA TTGCAAAATAATCGCTTTGGGCAACGGCACGGCCTGTCGTGAAACGGAGTTTTGGCTTTCCACTCTATTCGATTTGGGcattttagataaaaataatGTACGGTATAGTATTGTTTCCGAGCAAGGCGCTTCGATATACTCGTGTAGTGACGTAGCCCGTCAAGAATTTCCAGACATGGATATGAATGAGATCAGTGCAg TTTCCATCGCACGCCGTTTAAATGATCCGCTAAGTGAATATGTAAAAATTGAGCCACGGCACATTGGTGTTGGCATGTACCAGCACGATGTGCCGGAAAAAACGTTGAACGAGGCGCTGAATGAGGTGGTTTCTGAGTGTGTaagttttgtgggcgtggacaTCAACACAGCCAGTTTGAGTGTGTTAAA GCATGTAGCGGGCTTGAGTGAGAAGAAAGCGCAAAAAATTATAGAACATCGTTCAAGTAACGGTCCATTTCAAACGCGCAAGGATCTATTGAAAGTAAAGTCTATTGGTGAAAAGACATTTGTACAATGTGCTGG CTTTATACGCATCGAACCTCTGAGTGTGGgtggaaaaattgaaaatctacTGGACTGCACTTGGGTGCATCCAGAGAGTTATGCTGTTGccaaaaa AGTTATAAGCAAATGCAATTTGTTACTCAAAGACATCGGGAGTACACCGTTTATCTGCAAAATTAAAGCTTACGCCTTGCAATGTGATATGGAAGAGCTGGCCGATAATTTTCAAATACCAAAAGAGCGT GTCGATGTCGTGTTAATGGCCTTACAACGCGAGCTCACGCAAGATTATCGTGCAGAATTCGCCAAACGTCCGCTTTTCAAGCAAGGTTTAACTCGTATAACTGAGCTCAGTGAGGGTGATGTGCTAACGG GTGCCGTCTCAAACATCACACACTTTGGCGCTTTTGTTGATATTGGCGTTGAATGCAATGCGCTTATACACAtaagtaaaatgaagaatagaGAGCTAAGTGTAGGCGATCGTGTAACTGTATCAATTATTCAAATTGATATACCGCGCAAACGGATTGGTGTACGTCTGGAAGATACGATAAAGGAGACCGACACATCGTTTACTTTGACCTAA